From the Candidatus Methylomirabilis sp. genome, the window CTTGCCGGATGCCGAGTCGCGGCGCGAGGTGTTCGGTCAGAATCTCGGCGGTCTGCCGTGCGCGCAGCTTATCCGAGTGGCGGATCTGCGCCACCTCAAGTCCCAGGATCGCGGCGTGCCGGGCTACTCGCTGCACCTCCTCGCGCCCGCGATCGCTCAGTGGCCGGGCCGGATCCTCCATGTCGGCCTTCGCCGCTCCATGTCGCATCAGGTAGTGCCGCAACACCGTTTCGACGGCCATCCTTACCTCCGGCGGTATGTTCCCATCAACTCCGCCTGGCCGAGGATATGACCCTGTATCGCCTTCTCCAGATCCTTCTTGGTCGCGCTTGTGGGGAGGTCCAACGCCGTATCGAGCGCATATAGTTTGAAGAAATACCGATGGGTCCCGGAAGGTGGACAGGGGCCGCCATAGCCGATCCGCCGGAAATCGGTGGTTCCCTGTTTGGCCCCGTTCGGCAGCGACGCTGTCTTGGGTAGATTCTCATCGAGCGCCCTGGCGCCGGCGGGGATATTCCACATGACCCAATGGACCCACGTGCCGACGGGGGCATCAGGATCGTCCGAAATGAGGGCAAAGCCACTCGTCCCGGCCGGGGGGTCTGACCAGCTTAGCGGTGGGGAGATGTCCTGCCCATCACACGTGTACTTGGCTGGAATCATTTCACCAGCCTGAAACGACTGACTCTTCAGTTCCATCTTCGCCCCTCCTGCGCCGATCAGCAGCGCGGCAAGCCCAACAGCGATAGCCAGCCTCATCCCCACTCCGAACGGGGCCATCGTCTCTTCCAGAGCTTCGCGACAACGCATTCAGCATTTCTCAATCGACTGCCGGTACCAGGATTGGTCGTACCCCTTCAACTCCGCCTTCTCCGCATCCTTCAGGACAACGAACGGCGATCTGGATTCTACCATTACGGCGATCTCCTCCAGAAATGGCAGGTCTTTCGGGCCAGGCGTCTGTTTCCGAGCGATGTTGGCCAGGAGCCTCAGATCTGGGCCGTGGGCCAGACCGGCCGGATGTAACGTCATGAATCCGTCTGTGATCTCTGGCCGCGCGCCGTACCCCTTGTGGTTGAAGAGGACCTCATCGACCCAATTGAGATGGTGATACGGCAGGCTGTGGATCCATCGAGGCAGAAAAACCTGCATCGCCATCCCTTCATCCTCGCTCACGAAGACGGTGAGCTTCTTCGGATCGAGGTGAACGTGTGGCGAGGACAGCGCAACCAGATCGTCCAGGCGCAAGATGAACGGCCACACCTCTCCCTCCCACGCCACGATATCGAAGACCGGCGCTGCGTATGTAAGTAACGTGAAGTTGCCCAGTCGTCTTTTGACGATAACCTTCGTAGCCTCGTCGCCGCTGAGCGGCGGATGAAGGGCGGCAAGAGGCTTCGGCTCCGGCGGAATCGGCGCTGCCGGTGAAAAGGGCCAGGGCTGCTGATCGCCCATCCAGTAATCGTAGGGGCGAAACAGCCGCTTCGGGATTTCATAGAGGAGGATAGATACCCTGCCGGTCAAGAGAAACGAATAGGTGGCGCCTCGCGGGAGGAACACGAAATCGCCTTCCCGAATCTGTTCAAGCAGTCCGAAATCGGTGATGAGACTCAAGGGGTGTTCGGCCCGATGAACAAAATAGAGCTCATGGCAGTCCGCATGGCGAGAGAGCGGTTGCCACTTTCCGGCGTCCCCGAAATCGCCATTACAGACCCGAATGGTGACATCGTTGCTTGAGAGAATAGGGACGAAGGAGCCGGACGTGGCCATCTCTGTAGCGTGGAAGGCGTGCCTCCGGAGAGGACGATCCTCCCCTATAGGCCGTTCGACGTGCGCGTTAAACAAGGGGTGGTCGGGCATCATCGTGCTTTCGACGATGGCGGTTGGAGGGCGCTCCATCAGCAGTTCCGTGCCGAATTCGAGTTTGTAGCTCGAAAGATCCCTCGGAGGGCGGCCGCTCCCGTGCCAGTCCGTAAGAGCCGTCTGATAGTCAGACCGGATCCGTCGCTCGGTCTGTGTCAGATTCATAAGCTTTGGAACGTACTCCATCTGTGTCTATCCTTTACGCACACTCATCTCATTCTGAGAACGGGTCCCAGTCCGGCGGGATGGCGTCAAAATCAAGGACCCAGATCGGGTTGCCGGCCTCTTGGAACTCCTCCATGCACCGATACAGCGCCTGGACCGTGGCATGGTGGAAATGCGTGGGATCGCGATCAAACAGGTCGAGGCGTTGATTGAGCTCGAGAAAGGGGCCGGCCGCCGGGTTCGGCGAGCGGAAGAGCGAGCCGGTGAACATCTGCAGGAGCCGGCTGCGATCGTCATATAGGATGGGGGTGATGTAGTGGACTCCAAGCTGCTCGGTGATCCGACGGTACGTCTCGATCGATTCTCCCTCAACGCGGAGCGCGATATGCTGGATCCCTTCTCCACAGCACTTGATAATGTGTGAGACCTGCGACTCTCCCCTCCGGTCGATTCCCTCCACCGGCGCGATATAGCCGGCCCCCGGCATCTTGCCGAGCTGGATGGCGACGGTCTTCATGCTGGAAGGGGCCTCCGGATCATTGACATCGTGGCTTTTGTAGGTCACCTGACCTCCCTGGAGTGCGCGCATGAACAGATAGGCAGTCTCCCGGAGGCTCTGTGTCGCGAGCGCCGCATGATCGAGCTTCAACGTGAATGCACCCCACAGTTCTGCCAGGAGGAGATCCCGTTCCGCCTCGGTCAAGCCGCCTGGCCCCACATGCGCCCTATCCATCCTTTTTGCTCCCTCTCGTGAACGGGTTGTTCAGGATCCCAATCCCCTCGACCTCCATCTCCACGACGTCTACCGTATTGTCCGCTGCAAGCCAGGGATACTTCCCGGACATTTCGGCGATCGAGCCGCCCCCAAAGGTTCCGGACCCGATGAGCGTTCCGGCGTCGAGAATCAAGGGCTGTTGAGAGAGGTAGGCGATGATTTTCGGAAAGGTCCACAATGTCGAGTCGGTGCATGCCTGGGCTTCCAGACGAACCTCGCCGTTCACCCGCAGGACGATGTGAGGGTTTCGCTTCGTAAACTCCGCATACGGCAGAAAACGCGGCCCGAGCGCCTTCCCGAGGATCGACTTGCTCCGCGCAGGGCCAAGCCCCAGTTGATTATCCTCTGCCTGAAGACACCGGCAGGAGAGATCGTTGAGGATGGTGACACGACCATGCTCCCGCAGAAACTCCTCCGCCTCTTCCTCGGTCCACCCTGCTTGTGTCGCCTGATCGAGCAGGAGTGCAATCTCGAACTCGTAGTCCGGTCTTTGGACCGTGC encodes:
- a CDS encoding homogentisate 1,2-dioxygenase domain-containing protein, which codes for MEYVPKLMNLTQTERRIRSDYQTALTDWHGSGRPPRDLSSYKLEFGTELLMERPPTAIVESTMMPDHPLFNAHVERPIGEDRPLRRHAFHATEMATSGSFVPILSSNDVTIRVCNGDFGDAGKWQPLSRHADCHELYFVHRAEHPLSLITDFGLLEQIREGDFVFLPRGATYSFLLTGRVSILLYEIPKRLFRPYDYWMGDQQPWPFSPAAPIPPEPKPLAALHPPLSGDEATKVIVKRRLGNFTLLTYAAPVFDIVAWEGEVWPFILRLDDLVALSSPHVHLDPKKLTVFVSEDEGMAMQVFLPRWIHSLPYHHLNWVDEVLFNHKGYGARPEITDGFMTLHPAGLAHGPDLRLLANIARKQTPGPKDLPFLEEIAVMVESRSPFVVLKDAEKAELKGYDQSWYRQSIEKC
- a CDS encoding YbhB/YbcL family Raf kinase inhibitor-like protein, yielding MRCREALEETMAPFGVGMRLAIAVGLAALLIGAGGAKMELKSQSFQAGEMIPAKYTCDGQDISPPLSWSDPPAGTSGFALISDDPDAPVGTWVHWVMWNIPAGARALDENLPKTASLPNGAKQGTTDFRRIGYGGPCPPSGTHRYFFKLYALDTALDLPTSATKKDLEKAIQGHILGQAELMGTYRRR
- a CDS encoding fumarylacetoacetate hydrolase family protein, encoding MTTASIKDQLTYPIRFLDGISDARHIIGMGRTRGLSDEEIQKSLELRSARWAYYALALGRHEIHDSGETLLIPRTVQRPDYEFEIALLLDQATQAGWTEEEAEEFLREHGRVTILNDLSCRCLQAEDNQLGLGPARSKSILGKALGPRFLPYAEFTKRNPHIVLRVNGEVRLEAQACTDSTLWTFPKIIAYLSQQPLILDAGTLIGSGTFGGGSIAEMSGKYPWLAADNTVDVVEMEVEGIGILNNPFTRGSKKDG
- the sixA gene encoding phosphohistidine phosphatase SixA, whose protein sequence is MAVETVLRHYLMRHGAAKADMEDPARPLSDRGREEVQRVARHAAILGLEVAQIRHSDKLRARQTAEILTEHLAPRLGIRQVEGLAPGDEPDRVRTELEAAGEPLMLVGHLPHLSRLVSALVLGDSEEEIIRPDTGTMVCLAKTERGFRLLWVLTPELVQA